In Melanotaenia boesemani isolate fMelBoe1 chromosome 18, fMelBoe1.pri, whole genome shotgun sequence, the following proteins share a genomic window:
- the rab18a gene encoding ras-related protein Rab-18a: MEDDVLTTLKILIIGESGVGKSSLLLRFTDDTFDPEQSATIGVDFKVKTISVDGNKAKLAIWDTAGQERFRTLTPSYYRGAQGVILVYDVTRRETFTKLDNWLNELETYCTRNDLVKMLVGNKIDKENHELDRAEGLKFARKHSMLFIEASAKTKDGVQCAFEELVEKIIQTPGLWQSDNHSRAVQLTDEDAGPGTCGGYCSVV; this comes from the exons ATGGAAGACGATGTCCTAACCACgctgaaaatattaataataggAGAAAGTGGTGTCGGGAAGTCAAG CCTCCTCTTAAGATTCACTGATGACACATTTGACCCAGAACAATCAGCTACAATAG GTGTCGACTTCAAAGTGAAGACCATTTCCGTGGATGGCAACAAGGCCAAGCTGGCAATATGG GACACAGCTGGACAGGAGCGCTTTCGGACCCTAACACCTAGTTATTACCGCGGTGCCCAGGGAGTCATCCTCG TGTACGACGTCACTCGGCGGGAAACCTTCACCAAGCTGGACAACTGGCTGAATGAGCTGGAGACGTACTGCACAAGAAACGACCTGGTCAAGATGCTCGTGGGAAACAAAATCGATAAG GAAAACCATGAGCTGGACCGGGCCGAAGGGCTGAAGTTTGCGAGAAAACATTCCATGCTTTTTATAG AGGCGAGCGCGAAGACGAAGGACGGCGTCCAGTGTGCGTTTGAGGAGCTGGTGGAGAAGATCATCCAGACTCCCGGTTTATGGCAGAGCGACAACCACAGCCGGGCTGTCCAGCTCACAGACGAAGACGCCGGACCTGGAACCTGCGGCGGATACTGCTCCGTGGTGTAG